One Arthrobacter sp. B3I4 genomic window, ACCCCGACCAGCCCTTGAAATGCTGCTGCCGGCGGATCGACAATGGGGCACGCTTGCGATGATACCGTCGATGGCTCGGCGAGTCACTAGTGGCCAGCCTATTTCCGGTTGCGTTTGTCGATGCGGTGCCAGCGAAAGCTCCCCCGATCGGTGTCAGCACGGGACGACCAACGCGACCGGCTGGTGCATCACCCCCAGTGGGTCATGGCGAAGGCGATGCGGCGAATGAACTACTTCGGAGGCCGCCCGCCCGGTTCGCTGCGGCGGCGCGGGCTCGGTTAGTCCGCCTCAATAGGGCCGCAACTTGTGCTCTCTCTGAGGTCGCAGACGTCCATTCTGTGCGACAGTTTCACGTGAAACGTCGCCACGTTGGAGGTGCGGGCTTCGCCGTGAGCGGGTTTGAACGGCGTGCCACGGGGAGTTCCGCCGCCAGTGAGCAAGACTCAGAGACAGGTAGGTCGCGATAATCCTCGGGAAGGCGGCACGACAGTCGCATCAGCCTTCGCTACAGTCCGCGCCGGCTTGTTCGTAAATCGGCTACATCTCTCTGCCACATCCCTGCGTGCCCGGCATGCCCGGAAACCTGATCCCTGCACAGTCACTACACGACGCTATGGCGCGGCCGCGCTTGTGGCAGCCGGCAGTCGGTAGCGATTAGCGAGGTTTAGCCCGCGCCGAGCGATGGCCGAGGAGCGTTTTGCGGCAGACACGGTGGTTGGTAGCGGTTAGCGAGGTCTACACCGCTCTGGGCGTGACTGCCGCTCGCATCCTCTCGTCAACCGACTGGCTGGTTTCACGTGAAACATCGCAATCGGCAAGGACCGAGCCCGGTACACCGCGCTCACCAGAAGACAGTGGGTGCTGCGCGGCGCATCCGTAACCTGTCGTCGAGCGGCGGGTGAGGCTTGGGTACCACCGGCGCCGTCCCTTTGCATCCCCAACGAGTTCCATGGGTGTCTTCGCCATGGATGCCCAGGCCGCTTGGGCCGGAAGCAGCAGTGGGCAGGTATGCGTGTTCGCTAAACACCCGTGAGGGTGTAGTAGCGCACGTTAACTTTCAAAGCCGGCACCTGCGAAATGACCTGGGGGCGGCGCACATGATTCCGCGTTCCCGTTGTATGTGCACTCGGCTACGCTCGTGCAATCTCGGCCGGATCTCTAATGAGCGGACCGCCGGTGTGAGGCGTCTTGTTCTACCTATTTGCGTTAGCACTAGTACCACCAACGGGCTTGTCCCCCTACAGCGCGGGGCTGCACCACGCCCACCGCTGCCGGAGCGTGCTCGTTTCACGTGAAACACAAAGCAGCAGCCCTACTTTGCCCGTCTGCGTCCAACAAGCTACTTGGTCGTGGTGCACCCGTCATGACTGATAACGTGCACGGCCGCCGTTGCGCACGCGGTCGCGTCGGCCGGCCCGGGAACGCCCGGGGATCACAGTATAGTGCCGTGTTTCACGTGAAACGGTCGCGCAATTCCGCATCGGGTTGCGCGGACCTTTGGACGGGCGAATTGTTGCTTGCCGCGACCGTGGCTCTCTCACTCCCACTGCCCAGTGCCGCTTCCTACCACCGGACCATAGCAGCGGTACCCCGCGCTCCGCTCTGCTCGTCCCAGGCGGGACGCATCGGCAGGCAATCCGGGCCGACGCACGATGCCGGCCCTCACAACCGTCCCTTTAGCGTTGGCCGCCTTCGGCAACGCGACTTCGTCAGTCCACCATGACCAGGTTCGGTGTCGACAACCCTCATCTCGCCTTCTTCCACATTGGCTACCCTTCTCCATACTCGGCTCCACACGATTTTTCCTGCTGAGAGGGGCCTGGATGGACGTCAGGCGACGAAAGTGAACGGAACCGGTTGCTATTGAGTGCAATTTCCCCGGCAGTGCGGCTGCCGGGCGGCTGATACTCATTGGGCCCCTGTGACAACGACCGCAGTACAACAACAAAAAGCGGTGGCCCTCCTCAGGAGGACCACCGCTTCAGCGCGCCGACGCCGAGGGCCGGCGTGGCAAATACTTAGGACAGGACGTCGGCGAATTCCTTTTCGAAGAACTGCTTTGGCCGTGCGCCAATGACGGTTCCCTTGACTTCGCCGCCCTGGAACAAGTAAACAGCCGGTATCGAGGTGATACCGTACTCCGCTGCTATTCCGGGGTTGTCGTCGACGTTCACCTTGACGACGTTGACCTTCTCGCCGTATTCGACTGAGATCTCGTCGAGGATAGGGCTGAGTTTGCGGCACGGGCCGCACCATTCAGCCCAGAAATCGACGATGACGGGCTTGTCGGCGGCCAGCACGTCGGTGCTGAAGCTGGCGTCTGTTACATCTTTTGCGTTGCTCATAACCTTGTCTCTCTCTTGGGCTTACCGCGCTCTGGTCAGGCGTGGAGGTCTGCGAGGTAGTGCTCGACGTCGAGGGCAGCCACACATCCGGAACCGGATGCGGTGATGGCTTGACGGTAGGTCGGGTCAATGACGTCACCGGCGGCGAAGACGCCCTTGACGCTCGTCTTGGATGTACGGCCCTCGACGGCGATCGTCCCTTCCGGCGAAAGGTCAAGCTTGCCCTTGACGAGGTCGGTGCGGGGATCATTTCCGATCGCCACGAAAACTCCAGTGACAGCAAGTTCAGTTTCCGTGCCGTCTAGAAGGTTCTTCAACCGAAGTCCGCTGACCTTGTCCCCGCCCAGCACGTCTTCCACAGCAGTGTTCCAGATGAACTTGATCTTCTCGTGGGCAAGTGCACGATCCGCCATGATTTTCGATGCGCGCAAGGTTTCCCGCCGATGTACGACCGTCACCGACCTGGCGAACTTGGTCAGGAACAGTGCCTCTTCCATGGCTGAGTCACCTCCGCCGACCACTGCGATGTCCTGGTCCTTGAAAAAGAAACCGTCGCAGGTTGCACACCAGCTCACTCCGTGGCCGGACAGGCGCTTCTCGTTGGGCAGACCCAGTTCGCGGTAGGCGGAGCCGGTCGACAAGATGATGGCCCGGGCGCGGAAGGTCTCTTCGGTGGCGATAGTGACCGTCTTGATGTCACCGTCGATGTCCAAGTCGGTGACGTCCTCGAACTCGATCTGGGTGCCGAACCGGGCGGCCTGCTTCTCGAAGTTCTCCATCAGGTCCGGGCCCATGATGCCCTCGGGGAAGCCTGGGTAGTTTTCGACGTCGGTGGTGTTCATGAGCTCGCCGCCTGCGGTTACAGAACCTGCCAGAAGCAGCGGCTTGAGGTCGGCACGCGCCGTGTACACCGCCGCCGTGTAGCCGGCAGGCCCGGAGCCGACGATGATGACATCACGTACCTCGGACGCGGTGTTTTCTGCGTTGCTCACTGAACTGTGAACCTCTTCCCTGGTCGAAGGGCCCGCCTGGGTGGCCGGCCACATTGCACAACTAAAACAGGCATCCGGATATTCCGTCGACGCGGGTCATGACCAGCCCCTAGCGTTCTACCCGGACGCCCCGCCGGCAGGCTGTCATTCCGGATCCTCCGCCGGTACCGTCTGGCGGGCGGCGCCTACTGGACCTTGATCTCCGCAAGCCGCAGTCCGAAACCGTAGCGGGTCTTTGGCGCTGCGAGCTTCGGAAGGCTCTTGATCGAAACGATGACGTACTGGGCCGTGACAGGCTCCTGCAGCGGCATGGTGAGTTCCGGGGAGGTGAAGCTGTTGCTGCCAACCAGCTTGGCTCCTTCCAACGACGGCTGGTCGTTGGTGAAGACGCTGATGCTGCCACCGGAGGCGCCAAGCTGGCTCAGGGTCACCGACGATATCTGCGCCTCGTCCTTGAGCTTGACGACGAGCGGAACGCCGTCAGGAGCGAAACCGCCCCAGCTGTCACTGGCGAACTCCATATCGGACCAGTAGCTGGCAGCGTTGCCGTCGTAGGTCTTGACGAGGTCCCGGTCGTAGGTGGCGGCGAAATCGAAGTTGCCCTGGCGGGTGACCGACTCGATGGCCGGGGGTGCTGCCGCCGGCGGTGCACTCGGGGCCGCGGAGGGCGCCTCGGTTTGTTGCGGGGCACTGGCAGGCGCTGTCGTCTTGGCGGCTTCGGGCGTGCCGCCCTTGAAAAGCCCGCCTAGGTTCGTGACGGCGAAAATCAGTCCGATCACGAGCACTGCAGCCAGCAGGGCGCCCACCAGCCAACGCATGGACCGCGGTTCACGCCGCGGCTCGTCGTCGTCGGTGTCGTCTTCGTACTCCTCGTACCGGTCCGTGGACGGGGTCTTCTTGGCGAGAACCGGGAAACTACCCGCTGCCCGACCGGCAGCCGCTCCGGTGGATCCAGCGCGTTGCCTCGCCGCGGTCCGCTCGTCAGGCTCGGCGTCGTCGTAGTCATCGCCTTTCCAAAGCGAGACTTTGGGAGTCTTTGCAGCCGGCGCTGCTTGCGCAGCAGTCTGCACCGGCTGGGCGGCGGTAGCCTGCGGAGCCGCTTGCTGGGGGGCGGTCTTCGGGGATTTGGCAGCCTTGGCGGCGGCGGCACCGGCGGAACCAGCCGCTACAGCGGCGGCACCAGCGACGACGCCGGAAGCACCGGCACCCTGGGCACCGGCACCCCGGGCACTGGCGCCGCTCCTGCCTTGCGAGCCGGACCCGCTGGAGTCGCGGGCAGCGGGGCCACGGGAGCCTGCGCCCGGCGAGGACGCCGGCGGAGCAGGTACACGCTGCGGCGGCGCGGAGGGCGCCGCGGGACGCTGACCGGCCGGCCGGTGCTGCTCACCGTAGTTAATGTATCCCGCGTCGATTTCCTCGTCGTCGTAGAGACCGTCGTAGGTTTCCGGCTCGGTGGAGCGCGGCTGACCGAAGATTTCGCTGCCCAGTGTGTCGGTGAAGAACGGCTCCACATAGGGAGGGTTGGAGCTGACGACGAGGTCGAGCAGGTCGGCAGCCGAGGTGTGGTTGGTGATGAGGTAGGTGGTGGCGTCGCTGACCCCAAGGTCCAGGATCTGGACGTGCCCCGGACGTTCACCGGTTGCCACTTCCCGGGCGCCCTGGGCCACCTGGTCGGCGTTGCCAGGGCCGGCGACGAGGATGCTCACCGGGCGGTTGAGTACCTGGTCCACCCCGTCCAGCACCAGATCATGGTCATGCGAAGTCAGTACCATGGCTGTGACCTTGTAGCGGCCGCCAAGTACTGATCCGACATCGATCGGGTGGGACACGGGTTCCTCCTAGACTGTCCGGGAATTGCCGGCCTTGATGACGTCAACAGTCAACGCCGGCCCCCGGTAAAGCCGGTGGACCTAAGGTCTGCAACTCCCCTTATTAGTCTTCGATCCTAGCCGATGCACTGTCCGCGCCGCGTGATCCCGGCGCCGCGAGCACAAGGCGGCTATTTTTTAGTCCGGCGGCCGAAGGGGAAATAAGGGTTCTGCCCCGACTGGCCCTGGTAGGTCCGGCGGCCGGGTAAGGGAATCTCCGGCCGGCCCTGGCTGGCCCGGGCGGTGCCGGGCAGCTCCTCCTCAGGGAGGTATCCGCCGTCGGAATGCCCGCCCGGTTCCTCCTCTTCCCGGAGGTTTGGCCCTACCCGGAAGGAAGCGGTGTCGAACTCCCCCGAAATTCGCGGGATGAGGCCGGTATCCATCGAGGTGGTGGCCCTTTCCTGGGTGGGCCTGGCAGGTACGGGAGCTTCACTGGCGAGGGCGTCACTCGTGCGGGTGTCGGTACCGGCGTCAGCCCCGGCGGCCCGGTGTGGCGCCTCGGCGGGACTGCGCCGCAGTCTTCCCAGCAGAGGCTGCAGCAGGTCCTGCAGTTCGGTCACACGAAGGATCTTGAGCAGGAGGAAGTAAACAGCCAGCATGACTGGACCGACGACGACGACGGTCACCAGGGCCGCCGGCCGGCTGCTCCAGGCGAAGCCGTCAGGCTGGTAGCTGCCCAGCAACCACAGCGCTCCGGCAGCGGCCAGCGCCGAGCCGAGTGCCGCGTAACCCATGCGGATGTAGGAGCTGGCCACGCGTGGACCGTCCAAGTGCCCGAGAAGCCGGCGGAGGAAGAACGCACTGACCATGACCGAGAGGATATTGCCGCCGGTATAGAGGATCGCGATGGCGAAAATGATCTGGTCAAAGGGCAGGAACTGGATGAAGAAGGCGGCCACCACGTTGACGAGGGCCAGCACCAGCTGGATAAAGAACGGGGTCCGGGCGTCTTCGTTGGCGTAGAAGACCCGCGACATCATGAAGTTCGCGCTCATGAACGGCGTGCTCAGGGCCAGGATGGTGAGCGTCTGGGCCAGCATGACCCCGTCCTGACGCTGCCCGCCGGAGAAGAACATGCCCAGCGGCCCGGCGAGGGCGAAGAGCGCCAGCGCACCAAACACGGTGGCTACCGCCATGGTCCGCAGACCGTGGGACAGCGCCCTGCGCAGCCCGGCCCGGTCGCCGTCCTGGGATGCCCGGGTCATGCGGTTGAAGAGCACGGTGGCCAGAGAGAGCGCGATGATGGAGTGCGGGAGCAGGTAAAGCTGGCTGGCGACTTCCAGCACCGCGTTGCCAGGAAGGGTGGCCGCGGCCGCGTGGTCGCCGGCCTTTTCCAGCCTGAGGCGCTCGGCGCCGGGGATCGTCGCGATGCGCATGACGTAGAGGAAGGCGAGCTGCCCGACGGCGGCGGTTGACAGCGTCCAGACGCTGAGTTTGGCTGCCTGGCCCAGGCCCACGCCGCGCCAGCCGAAGCGGGGCCGCAGCCCCAGCCGCAACCGGAACACCGGAATCATCAAAATGGCGGTCTGGGCAATGACACCGATGGTGGAGAAGCCCGCCACGAGGAAGGTCTGGAATGACCCCCAGTTATCGAGTGTGTGCGGGTTGCTGGCGTCATTAGCTCCCAGGATCCAAATGAACATGCCCAGGCCGGCGATCGCGACGATGTTGTTAAGGATCGGGGCCCACATGGCGGGTCCGAACGCCCCGTTGGCGTTCAGGACCTGGGTGAGCAGGGCGTACAGGCCGTAGAAGAAGATCTGCGGCAGGCACCAGAAAGCAAACGATACGGCCAGGGCCTTTTGTTGCGGCGAATAGCCCTGGGTGGTCAGCTCGATCACCCATGGCGCGAGCAGGGTCACCAGCAACGTCAGCGAAAGCAACACCACGACGGCCAAGGTCAGCAGCCGGCTGATGTAGTCGGCTCCGCGGTCCGCGGCCTTGCTTGCCTTGATGATCTGCGGGACCAGTACCGCGTTGAAGACGCCGCCGGCCACCAGCAGGAAGATCAGGTTGGGCAGGTTGTTGGCGTTGACGAACGTGTCGGTGACGGTGGAGCCGAGGCCCAGGGCTGCCGCGAGCATCCAGGTCTTTACGAAGCCCAGGAAACGCGAAACCAGCGTTCCGGCGGCCATGATGGCGCTGGAACGTGCCTCTCCGGCGTGGGCGGCTGGGGTGGCGGCGGCCGCGGACGGGGCAGGCTTATCGGGCGAGGGCTTGGCAGCAGACATTGTCTTCATCGTCTCATCCGGGGATGCCTTTGTGCGCCATCAGGCCCGGGACGGCGGTAGGCCGCAGCGGGCTGGGGTCACGCCGGGCGCGGTGGGCGGCGCTTCAGCTGTGCTCGGGCAGGACTTCCCGTGCGAGGTCCGCGATCCGGCGCTCATTGGGGAAGGAGAGCCGGCGGGCCAGTTCGTGAAGCGGGACCCAGGCAACGTCGACGGCCTCCTGGTCCGGGTCATTCTCAATCGTCAGTTCCCCACCCGTGGCCTGCAACAGATAGTGGTGCACCGTCTTGTGTACCCGGTGCCCACTGACCGTGAACCAGTAGTCAATGCTCCCGAGCGGCGCCAGGATCTTGCCCTCAATTCCGGTTTCCTCGGCGATTTCGCGCACCGCGGCTTCTTCGTTGCTTTCGTTCCCCTCCGGGTGGCCCTTCGGCAGGCACCACTCGAGGCGCCCGCCGCGGTTGAGGCGGGCAATGATCGCAACCCGCAATTCGGCGTCGGATGTGTCCACGACGACCCCGCCGGCGGAGATTTCCTCGACGGTCGGCAGCGAAGCCTGTCCCAAATGCTGGGCTGGCGCGACGTTGGCACCGATTGCCGATGGCAACGGTGCGTTTGTCCTCCTGCCGGGAGCGCTCGGTACGGGATGGGCCATAAAGTCCACTCTAACTACTCTTGCCCGGACTTGATGACCTAAACAAGGCGCGAAAGTGGCTGGCAGGGAAACGGAATCGGCGTCGTGGCTCTCCTGAGCACGGACTGCAGCGGATGGCCGACCGTCCCGGTGTGGTGCTGGCGAGGATTTCTGACAAGCTTAAGAGACTATGGCGCACGCACATCACCAAACTGATTCTTCCACCATCGATTTTCAGGTAGACCCGGTGGTCCTCGAGCTTGGGCAGCGCTTTGTCGACGCCGGACACGAACTTTCCCTCGTGGGAGGGCCGGTGCGCGACCTCTTCCTGTGCCGGGTGTCGCCGGACCTGGACTTCACCACTGATGCCACCCCGGATGAGACAGTGGCGTTGATCAAAAAGTGGGCCGACACCTATTGGGAGATCGGACGCGCCTTCGGAACTATCGGGATGCGCAAGGCCGGGTTCCAGATCGAAATCACCACCTACCGCGCCGAGGCTTACGATCCGGAGTCACGAAAGCCAGTCGTGGCGTTCGGGTCGTCCCTTACAGATGACCTGCTGCGGCGGGATTTCACGATCAACGCGATGGCCCTGCGGCTGCCGGGGATGGAACTGGTGGACCCGTTCGGCGGCGTCCGGGATCTGCATTCCTCGACCCTGGCGACTCCCGGTTCTCCGGAAGACTCCTTCTCCGATGACCCGCTGCGGATGATGCGCGCCGCCCGCTTCGCTGCCCAGCTCGGGGTGGCCGTGCATCCGGAAGTGCGTGCGGCCATGACGACGATGGCTGAGCGGATCAAGATCATTTCCGCGGAGCGGGTCCGTGACGAGCTGGTGAAGCTGATCAGTGCCGCCCGGCCCCGGACCGGCGTCGACCTGCTGGTCGAGACGGGGCTGGCTGAGTTTGTGCTTCCCGAGGTGTCGGCCTTGCGCCTGGAGTCCGATGAGCACCATCGTCACAAAGACGTCTACCAGCACTCGCTTCAGGTCCTGGAGCAGGCGGCGGCACTCGAATCGGCTGCCGACGGACCTGTTCCCGGCCCTGATTTCGTGCTTCGCTTCGCTGCCCTGATGCACGACGTCGGCAAGCCGGCCACGCGCCGCTTCGAGCCGGGCGGTGCGGTCAGCTTCCGGCACCACGACATGGTCGGGGCCAAGCTGACTTCCAAGCGGATGAAAGCCCTCCGGTTTGATAATGACACTACAAAAGCCGTGGCACGCCTTGTGGAACTTCACATGCGCTTCTACGGGTACGGCGAAGCCGGCTGGAGCGACTCCGCGGTCCGCCGCTATGTCACCGACGCCGGCCCGCTGCTGGAGCGCCTGCACCGGTTGACCCGCTCGGACGTGACCACCCGCAACCAGCGCAAGGCTGACAGGCTCGCCTTCGCCTATGACGACCTTGAGACGAGGATTGCCGCGTTGCGGGAGCAGGAATCCCTCGACGCCGTCCGTCCCGATCTTGACGGCGGCCGGATCATGGCCTTGCTGGGTCTCAAGCCCGGGCCGGTCGTGGGCCGGGCCTACAAATTCCTGCTGGAAGAGCGGATGGAGCACGGCCCCCTGGAGCCTGCCGTGGCCGAAGCCAAGCTTCAGGAGTGGTGGGCGGCGCAGCCGGAAGCTGCCGCCGTCGACGTTTCCCCTACAGAGGAGTCCTAAGTGAACGCACCTTCCAATACTCCACGCCCGCAGCTCTGGATCCTGCGCCACGGCGAAACGGAATGGTCCAAAAGCGGGCAGTACACGGGCCTTACTGACCTCCCCCTCACCGTGGAAGGTGAGCAGCAGGCGGTGGAAGCGCGGAAAGTGCTCGACACCGTCGACTTCGACCTTGTGCTGACTTCCCCCCTCCGCCGTGCCCGCCGCACCGCGGAGCTGGCCGGCTTCCCGGATGCCCGGATGGAACCACTGGCGGTGGAATGGGATTACGGCGACTACGAGGGCATCAGTTCCGACCTCATCCGCAAGGACAATCCTGACTACCTGATCTGGACGCATGGCGTGCCGAACGGCGAAGACCTGGACGATGTCGCCGCCCGGGCCGACAAAATCGTGGCCCGCGTATTGGAGTCCGGTCTGGACAACGTTCTCATCGTGGCGCACGGCCATTTCTCACGCATCCTCACCGCGCGCTGGCTGGGGCTTGATGCCCATCAAGGCCGGCACTTTGTCCTGGGCACCGCCAAGGTTTGCACCCTCGGTTGGGACAAGAAGACCCCCGCTATCGTCCGCTGGGGACTCTGAATTACTCCAGACAAACGATTAGTTGAAGAAGTTTTCCTATTTTAGTAGGCAAACGCCGCCTTTAGGTGTATTTTTATTTCTGACCCCAGAGCGGCTCGCCGGGGTCACGGCGCACGTCACCCGGCCAGTGAGCCGGAGTCACGGCAGAACAGAAAAGGAGGTTGGGAAATGATTACTTTGACTAGCGGATGGATGTTTACCGCCACCCCGGCCTCTGTCGCTGCCCGGCGCCCGAAACTCGGACTTTCTGCCTCCTAGCTCCGGCTCCACCGGCACTGCCCGGCCCTAGACATACGGCGCGTTGCGTCGGTCAGCCCTTGGGTTGGCCGACCCCTGCATTGGCCGTCCTGTCGCGCTGGCCGGTGCGGGCGGAATGTTCGCTCGGCGGAATCACCTAGCTTCGCAGTATCCCCCATAATTCCGAACCAGCTTCTTGTTGGGGTTTGCCGCGCCAGCCGGTGTGTGGATTTTCCCGTCGCCCTCTTGAAATCACCTAATAGCCCTGCGCTATTTCCTTGCCGAAAACTCTTTGAATTTCGAGGCCTTAATTGTCATGCCCAATTTCAAGTCGCCCTCCGATAAACCGGAATACGGTGCCGTGGCCGCTGCTGCCGCTCCCCGCCCCGGGCGCCAGTCAGCCGTCCACCCTCTTTTCCTGCAAGCCTTCCGAAAGGAGGTGATCATAATGATGCGAAAACTGCACAACGTCCTGATCTTCGACGCCCGCCCGGTCCTCAAAGACCGGACGCAGTTCAACGCCCAGCTGCTGGAGCAGCGGCGTGAAGATATCTTCCTCGCCATGCACCAGATGGGACTTCTCCGCTGATGAAGCGTACTTTCGGCGCCGGACCCCGACGCCCGTCGTCGGGGTCCGGCTGCCCGGTAAGCTCAAGGCATGCAGGAGACAACGCCGCCGGACCACCGCACGCGGACCCGTCTGGTAGTCCCCAGCCGCAGCGACCTTTTGCTGCGGAACTTCACCGAAGTGATCGGCGGACCGCTGGGCCGCCGCACCGCTGCGGGCGTGGTCTCCCCCGGAGTCTTCACGGTAGAACGCGTCCTCGTCCTGCTCACGGTCCTGGCCGCCCTGTTGGCCGTCCTGGTGAAAGGCTACTGCCGCAGCAACGGCTGGGAATCCCCCACCCAGTTCTACGCAACGTGCTACTCGGACTTTCCGGAATTGTTCAGGAACCGGGGACTGGGGGACGGCGCCTTCCCCTTTGTCACCGCCGGCAGTTACTTCGAGTACCCGGTGATCATGGGCTTCATCGCCGGGGCCACCGCGCTGCTGGTGCCCGGCGGAGGGGTTAGTGATTCCCGCGTCCTCGCCTACTTCGACATCAACGCCACGTTAATTGCGGCCGCCTGGATCGTTACGGTGTTGGCCACCGCCCGCACCGCTGGTCGTCGACAGTGGGATGCGGCCATGGTGGCCGTTGCACCCGGCATCGTCCTGGCCGGCTTCATCAACTGGGACATGTGGGCCGTCGGCCTGCTGGCGCTGGGCATGTACTTTTTCTCCCGGAACAAGCTGCTGCTCGCCGGCCTCTTCATCGGCTTAGGCACTGCAACCAAGCTTTACCCACTGCTGATTCTGGGCGCTGTTTTGTTGCTGGCCCTCCGCACCGGAAAGATCCGGGCCTTCCTCGTTACCGCGGGAGCGGCTGCGGCCACCTGGCTGGCGGTCAACCTCC contains:
- a CDS encoding NUDIX hydrolase — its product is MAHPVPSAPGRRTNAPLPSAIGANVAPAQHLGQASLPTVEEISAGGVVVDTSDAELRVAIIARLNRGGRLEWCLPKGHPEGNESNEEAAVREIAEETGIEGKILAPLGSIDYWFTVSGHRVHKTVHHYLLQATGGELTIENDPDQEAVDVAWVPLHELARRLSFPNERRIADLAREVLPEHS
- the trxB gene encoding thioredoxin-disulfide reductase, coding for MSNAENTASEVRDVIIVGSGPAGYTAAVYTARADLKPLLLAGSVTAGGELMNTTDVENYPGFPEGIMGPDLMENFEKQAARFGTQIEFEDVTDLDIDGDIKTVTIATEETFRARAIILSTGSAYRELGLPNEKRLSGHGVSWCATCDGFFFKDQDIAVVGGGDSAMEEALFLTKFARSVTVVHRRETLRASKIMADRALAHEKIKFIWNTAVEDVLGGDKVSGLRLKNLLDGTETELAVTGVFVAIGNDPRTDLVKGKLDLSPEGTIAVEGRTSKTSVKGVFAAGDVIDPTYRQAITASGSGCVAALDVEHYLADLHA
- a CDS encoding CCA tRNA nucleotidyltransferase, whose translation is MAHAHHQTDSSTIDFQVDPVVLELGQRFVDAGHELSLVGGPVRDLFLCRVSPDLDFTTDATPDETVALIKKWADTYWEIGRAFGTIGMRKAGFQIEITTYRAEAYDPESRKPVVAFGSSLTDDLLRRDFTINAMALRLPGMELVDPFGGVRDLHSSTLATPGSPEDSFSDDPLRMMRAARFAAQLGVAVHPEVRAAMTTMAERIKIISAERVRDELVKLISAARPRTGVDLLVETGLAEFVLPEVSALRLESDEHHRHKDVYQHSLQVLEQAAALESAADGPVPGPDFVLRFAALMHDVGKPATRRFEPGGAVSFRHHDMVGAKLTSKRMKALRFDNDTTKAVARLVELHMRFYGYGEAGWSDSAVRRYVTDAGPLLERLHRLTRSDVTTRNQRKADRLAFAYDDLETRIAALREQESLDAVRPDLDGGRIMALLGLKPGPVVGRAYKFLLEERMEHGPLEPAVAEAKLQEWWAAQPEAAAVDVSPTEES
- a CDS encoding ABC transporter substrate-binding protein, giving the protein MSHPIDVGSVLGGRYKVTAMVLTSHDHDLVLDGVDQVLNRPVSILVAGPGNADQVAQGAREVATGERPGHVQILDLGVSDATTYLITNHTSAADLLDLVVSSNPPYVEPFFTDTLGSEIFGQPRSTEPETYDGLYDDEEIDAGYINYGEQHRPAGQRPAAPSAPPQRVPAPPASSPGAGSRGPAARDSSGSGSQGRSGASARGAGAQGAGASGVVAGAAAVAAGSAGAAAAKAAKSPKTAPQQAAPQATAAQPVQTAAQAAPAAKTPKVSLWKGDDYDDAEPDERTAARQRAGSTGAAAGRAAGSFPVLAKKTPSTDRYEEYEDDTDDDEPRREPRSMRWLVGALLAAVLVIGLIFAVTNLGGLFKGGTPEAAKTTAPASAPQQTEAPSAAPSAPPAAAPPAIESVTRQGNFDFAATYDRDLVKTYDGNAASYWSDMEFASDSWGGFAPDGVPLVVKLKDEAQISSVTLSQLGASGGSISVFTNDQPSLEGAKLVGSNSFTSPELTMPLQEPVTAQYVIVSIKSLPKLAAPKTRYGFGLRLAEIKVQ
- the murJ gene encoding murein biosynthesis integral membrane protein MurJ, coding for MSAAKPSPDKPAPSAAAATPAAHAGEARSSAIMAAGTLVSRFLGFVKTWMLAAALGLGSTVTDTFVNANNLPNLIFLLVAGGVFNAVLVPQIIKASKAADRGADYISRLLTLAVVVLLSLTLLVTLLAPWVIELTTQGYSPQQKALAVSFAFWCLPQIFFYGLYALLTQVLNANGAFGPAMWAPILNNIVAIAGLGMFIWILGANDASNPHTLDNWGSFQTFLVAGFSTIGVIAQTAILMIPVFRLRLGLRPRFGWRGVGLGQAAKLSVWTLSTAAVGQLAFLYVMRIATIPGAERLRLEKAGDHAAAATLPGNAVLEVASQLYLLPHSIIALSLATVLFNRMTRASQDGDRAGLRRALSHGLRTMAVATVFGALALFALAGPLGMFFSGGQRQDGVMLAQTLTILALSTPFMSANFMMSRVFYANEDARTPFFIQLVLALVNVVAAFFIQFLPFDQIIFAIAILYTGGNILSVMVSAFFLRRLLGHLDGPRVASSYIRMGYAALGSALAAAGALWLLGSYQPDGFAWSSRPAALVTVVVVGPVMLAVYFLLLKILRVTELQDLLQPLLGRLRRSPAEAPHRAAGADAGTDTRTSDALASEAPVPARPTQERATTSMDTGLIPRISGEFDTASFRVGPNLREEEEPGGHSDGGYLPEEELPGTARASQGRPEIPLPGRRTYQGQSGQNPYFPFGRRTKK
- a CDS encoding histidine phosphatase family protein, which produces MNAPSNTPRPQLWILRHGETEWSKSGQYTGLTDLPLTVEGEQQAVEARKVLDTVDFDLVLTSPLRRARRTAELAGFPDARMEPLAVEWDYGDYEGISSDLIRKDNPDYLIWTHGVPNGEDLDDVAARADKIVARVLESGLDNVLIVAHGHFSRILTARWLGLDAHQGRHFVLGTAKVCTLGWDKKTPAIVRWGL
- the trxA gene encoding thioredoxin, whose amino-acid sequence is MSNAKDVTDASFSTDVLAADKPVIVDFWAEWCGPCRKLSPILDEISVEYGEKVNVVKVNVDDNPGIAAEYGITSIPAVYLFQGGEVKGTVIGARPKQFFEKEFADVLS
- a CDS encoding glycosyltransferase family 87 protein; this encodes MQETTPPDHRTRTRLVVPSRSDLLLRNFTEVIGGPLGRRTAAGVVSPGVFTVERVLVLLTVLAALLAVLVKGYCRSNGWESPTQFYATCYSDFPELFRNRGLGDGAFPFVTAGSYFEYPVIMGFIAGATALLVPGGGVSDSRVLAYFDINATLIAAAWIVTVLATARTAGRRQWDAAMVAVAPGIVLAGFINWDMWAVGLLALGMYFFSRNKLLLAGLFIGLGTATKLYPLLILGAVLLLALRTGKIRAFLVTAGAAAATWLAVNLPAATQDPAGWKYFYQFTQSRPAGYSSPWFGYNLVAGRLGWKPLGAEAINALALNAFLAACVLIAVLALASPRRPRFAQLVFLIVAAFILTNKVYSPQFVIWLVPLLALARPKWRDFLVWQAVEGLHWAAVWMYLGQVTSGGPTQHNIDMPYYVLAVLAHMVATGYLMVRVAWDIWDPHYDVVRRYEVDDPHGGPFNRAPDWLRLDIRRPARSVLPWRKPRVEA